The following proteins are encoded in a genomic region of Opitutaceae bacterium:
- a CDS encoding DUF5060 domain-containing protein, with amino-acid sequence MRVSPRILAAAALAAVIPSAHSAVLESATLLTPQPERFAKVEYVVIGKASFKDPYRSADVRLDLSLTSPSGRKVVVPGYFDRGPSDQSSVWRVRFAPEEAGKFSGILVFKDATGASELPLTFDVGDSNRRGFLRTRDSWTFAFDNGEPFRGIGQNICWEARTTDDNAFFGRLHENERFNYEYMLGQLQASGGNFYRTWMCAWNLPLGWKKVIDTNRYREDTTSLNRSAMDRMDELVELNEQLGLYCMLVLDHAGGYVGGQWELNPMSAKQGGPCATPEEFFTLPAAREAFRDRVRYLVARWGYSPSLAVWEFWNEIDNVSYGQKTQIPDAVITAWHKEMSEYLKELDPQKRLVSTSISHRDIEGMNRITAMDFNQRHIYGHTDEMGETIRKYSLQDGKPYVIGEFAFEWDWTKNFSVIADKLDADYKRGLWKGLFAPTPILPLSWWWEFFDDRKLTGYLGRVRVVQDEMLASGKGSFADVDVSFSATGVSAQAVKCGPKTFVLLSNRVAASVTGEVKLAGRPSLVGEVYDPESGSRSALASTTVTVPSGADLILVFNAR; translated from the coding sequence ATGCGCGTATCCCCCCGTATTCTTGCGGCTGCGGCCTTGGCCGCAGTCATCCCTTCAGCTCATTCTGCCGTTCTCGAAAGTGCCACGCTGCTCACGCCGCAACCGGAGCGCTTCGCGAAAGTGGAGTATGTCGTCATCGGCAAAGCTTCCTTCAAGGATCCCTATCGTTCGGCTGATGTCAGATTGGACCTGTCGCTGACTTCCCCTTCGGGACGAAAGGTCGTGGTGCCCGGCTACTTCGATCGTGGCCCGAGCGACCAATCAAGCGTCTGGCGGGTTCGCTTCGCCCCGGAGGAGGCAGGCAAATTCTCGGGAATCCTCGTTTTCAAAGATGCCACCGGCGCCAGTGAGCTGCCACTGACCTTCGACGTCGGCGATTCTAATCGCCGCGGATTTCTCCGGACACGTGACTCCTGGACCTTCGCCTTTGACAACGGCGAACCTTTCCGCGGCATCGGACAAAACATCTGCTGGGAGGCACGCACCACCGACGACAACGCCTTCTTCGGCCGCCTTCACGAGAATGAGCGCTTCAACTACGAGTACATGCTCGGTCAGCTGCAAGCATCTGGCGGCAACTTCTACCGCACCTGGATGTGCGCATGGAACCTGCCTTTGGGCTGGAAGAAAGTCATCGACACCAATCGCTACCGCGAAGACACCACGTCGCTCAACCGTTCTGCGATGGATCGCATGGACGAGTTGGTCGAACTGAACGAACAGCTCGGCCTTTACTGCATGCTCGTGCTTGACCATGCCGGCGGCTACGTCGGAGGTCAGTGGGAACTCAACCCGATGAGCGCGAAGCAGGGCGGCCCGTGCGCGACGCCCGAGGAATTCTTCACCCTCCCGGCGGCACGTGAGGCGTTTCGCGACCGCGTCCGCTACCTGGTTGCCCGCTGGGGCTACTCGCCATCGCTCGCAGTCTGGGAGTTCTGGAACGAAATCGACAATGTTTCCTACGGACAAAAGACGCAGATACCCGACGCCGTCATCACTGCGTGGCATAAGGAAATGAGCGAGTACCTGAAAGAGCTCGATCCTCAGAAGCGCCTGGTCAGTACCAGTATCTCCCACCGCGACATCGAGGGAATGAACCGGATCACCGCGATGGATTTCAACCAGCGCCACATCTACGGGCACACCGACGAGATGGGGGAGACTATCCGCAAGTACAGCCTTCAGGACGGGAAGCCCTACGTCATTGGCGAGTTCGCATTTGAGTGGGATTGGACCAAGAACTTCAGTGTCATCGCGGACAAACTCGACGCTGATTACAAACGGGGCCTCTGGAAAGGGCTGTTTGCACCGACCCCGATCCTGCCGCTCTCGTGGTGGTGGGAATTCTTTGATGACCGCAAACTGACCGGCTACCTCGGTCGCGTGCGCGTCGTTCAGGACGAGATGCTGGCCTCGGGCAAGGGATCATTTGCCGACGTCGACGTGTCCTTTTCGGCAACGGGCGTGAGCGCACAGGCTGTGAAGTGCGGACCCAAGACATTCGTCCTGCTCTCGAACCGGGTCGCGGCTTCCGTGACCGGGGAGGTAAAGCTGGCGGGGCGGCCTTCGCTTGTCGGTGAAGTGTACGACCCCGAATCTGGCAGCCGCTCCGCGCTAGCCTCCACAACGGTCACCGTACCGTCCGGAGCAGACCTCATCCTTGTCTTCAACGCCCGCTAA